In the genome of Magnolia sinica isolate HGM2019 chromosome 2, MsV1, whole genome shotgun sequence, one region contains:
- the LOC131237673 gene encoding MYB-like transcription factor 4 — protein sequence MRKPCCDKQDKNKGAWSKQEDQKLIDYIRAHGEGCWRSIPQAAGLLRCGKSCRLRWINYLRPDLKRGNFAEDEEDLIIKLHALLGNRWSLIAGRLPGRTDNEVKNYWNSHLRRKLINMGIDPNNHRLGRRTPSHQQHKGVSNNSTSSGSKSQVCQPQQWLRSHRDNDQVSDMASCLDDHTSTLPDLNLDLTTERVGWDPSTKR from the exons ATGAGAAAACCTTGCTGTGATAAGCAAGACAAGAACAAAGGAGCATGGTCTAAACAAGAAGATCAGAAGCTTATTGATTACATCCGAGCCCATGGGGAAGGTTGCTGGAGATCTATCCCCCAGGCTGCAg GATTGCTTCGTTGTGGTAAAAGCTGTAGGCTGAGATGGATAAACTATCTGAGGCCAGACCTCAAGAGAGGCAACTTCGCCGAGGATGAAGAAGATCTCATAATCAAGCTCCATGCCCTCCTTGGCAACCG ATGGTCGTTGATCGCTGGGAGGTTGCCGGGCCGCACAGACAATGAGGTTAAAAACTACTGGAATTCCCATTTGAGGAGAAAGCTTATAAACATGGGAATTGATCCCAATAATCACCGATTGGGCCGCCGCACCCCTTCACACCAACAGCATAAAGGTGTCTCTAACAATTCGACATCGTCCGGTTCGAAGAGCCAAGTATGCCAACCACAACAATGGCTGAGATCTCACAGGGACAATGATCAAGTGTCTGACATGGCCAGTTGCCTCGACGATCATACCAGCACATTGCCTGATTTGAACCTTGATCTCACCACAG AACGGGTGGGGTGGGACCCATCTACAAAGAGATGA